A single genomic interval of Candidatus Zixiibacteriota bacterium harbors:
- a CDS encoding DUF4159 domain-containing protein: protein MKKSFLIMLIALILTGVGMSQFNTVESNHSAFTVARLQFSGGGDWYCGRSGISNLHKFLAENTNVAVVDEEVNIKAADPELYNYPFLYLTGHGNIKLTEQEVSALREYLISGGFLFANDSYSLAPAFKREMKRVFPEKELVELPFSHEIYHCLYEFPNGLPKIHEHDNKPPQGFGIFWDEELVVFFAYESDIGDGWEDYEVHKDPPEKHQASLKMGANIVTYAMTH, encoded by the coding sequence ATGAAAAAGTCTTTTCTGATAATGTTGATTGCGCTAATCCTGACTGGTGTCGGGATGAGTCAATTTAATACTGTCGAATCAAATCATTCGGCTTTTACCGTTGCCCGCTTGCAATTTAGCGGCGGCGGCGATTGGTATTGCGGACGGTCGGGAATATCCAACCTTCATAAGTTTTTAGCCGAAAACACTAATGTTGCCGTAGTCGATGAAGAAGTCAATATTAAAGCCGCCGACCCAGAGCTTTACAATTACCCCTTTTTGTATTTAACGGGGCACGGCAATATCAAATTGACAGAACAAGAAGTATCCGCCTTGCGGGAGTATTTAATTTCGGGCGGTTTCCTTTTCGCTAATGACAGTTATAGTTTAGCGCCCGCTTTCAAACGTGAAATGAAACGGGTTTTCCCGGAGAAAGAACTTGTCGAACTGCCGTTTAGCCATGAGATTTATCACTGTTTGTATGAATTCCCCAACGGTTTGCCAAAAATCCATGAGCATGATAATAAACCGCCGCAAGGTTTCGGCATATTCTGGGATGAGGAACTGGTTGTATTTTTCGCTTATGAAAGCGATATCGGCGATGGCTGGGAGGATTACGAGGTTCATAAAGATCCCCCGGAAAAACATCAGGCATCATTGAAAATGGGCGCCAACATTGTAACATACGCCATGACACATTAA
- a CDS encoding tetratricopeptide repeat protein — translation MNKRYILFTVLTALSFFIMPLVAEAQISVKSKSEEKDIAATDRYFKRNLKTAKSLIKVGNFEKAITLLKSLSNTYGNIPSIAKEIKNAYRGMKDYPALKSLVLEELEASPDSFYLVCQLGEVYFLTDSLRLADSTWEHAFELAGSSKSHYVYLASYYLGYGFYDEAVSVYRRARIALGQPELFSRELSDIFISQCDYKGAVAEFLNLLKHNPKNTGKISNQIIDVITKCSSDSLSNSSEEVTILITSAIKNDPTNPNLYVMLGDINRLAKNLTAAFENYKYADKLSNSQGRFIFSFASLCYDNSEFDMAISAADYYIESIKGKEQVKIKFIKARSLDKLGLYQQALEILDEVRDNPNDYNLKLEATLTAGDIYVNRLHNLESAEKLFAGIANNNRPSLYTYKAMMKLAEVKIMMGNYEEASVLLNSIQKSKGCDYLVEKAIFLQAEINFYAYDFKKAKAGYISLVMEYPTGFFVNDCLDRQSLIADAENDTVLYLIADASRYYYSQKADSAIAVMEQAISFTQSPAYEYILFNLACYYSETCLWDKAISAYEDYNYSYPEGLYTDRSLFNLAEIYRDRKLQPEKTDELLEKIVTDYPASPLIEKARLYLNKLKSI, via the coding sequence TTGAATAAACGATATATTCTTTTTACGGTTCTTACAGCATTATCATTTTTCATAATGCCGTTAGTTGCTGAAGCACAAATTAGCGTTAAATCCAAAAGTGAAGAAAAGGATATTGCCGCTACCGATAGATATTTTAAACGCAATCTTAAAACAGCTAAAAGTTTGATTAAGGTTGGCAATTTTGAGAAAGCTATAACTCTGCTAAAATCGCTAAGCAACACTTATGGAAATATTCCCTCGATTGCCAAAGAGATTAAAAACGCCTACCGCGGCATGAAAGATTATCCCGCTTTAAAATCGTTAGTATTAGAAGAACTTGAGGCTTCACCTGATAGCTTTTATTTAGTCTGCCAGCTTGGCGAGGTTTATTTCCTTACCGACAGCCTTAGGTTAGCCGATTCAACGTGGGAACATGCTTTCGAATTAGCCGGCAGTTCTAAATCACATTATGTCTATCTTGCCAGTTATTATCTCGGTTATGGTTTTTATGATGAGGCAGTGTCTGTTTATCGCCGCGCCAGGATTGCGCTTGGACAACCTGAGCTGTTTTCGCGGGAATTATCGGACATTTTTATTTCTCAGTGCGATTACAAAGGAGCAGTAGCCGAATTTCTTAACCTTCTAAAGCATAATCCAAAAAATACGGGCAAAATTTCCAATCAGATTATCGATGTTATCACGAAATGCTCAAGCGACTCGTTATCCAACAGCTCTGAAGAGGTTACAATATTGATTACCAGCGCAATAAAAAATGACCCGACTAACCCCAATTTGTATGTTATGCTTGGAGATATTAATCGTCTGGCTAAAAACCTGACAGCCGCTTTTGAAAACTACAAATATGCCGATAAATTGTCCAATTCGCAGGGCAGATTTATCTTTAGCTTTGCTTCATTGTGTTATGACAATAGCGAATTCGATATGGCTATATCAGCAGCCGATTATTATATCGAAAGCATCAAGGGAAAAGAACAGGTGAAAATCAAGTTTATTAAAGCCCGGAGCCTTGATAAACTGGGGTTGTATCAACAAGCTCTTGAGATTTTAGATGAGGTTCGGGATAATCCTAATGATTATAATTTAAAACTGGAAGCGACTTTAACCGCTGGCGATATTTATGTCAACAGGCTTCACAACCTTGAATCTGCCGAGAAACTATTTGCCGGTATCGCCAACAATAATCGTCCATCTCTTTATACCTACAAAGCTATGATGAAATTGGCCGAGGTTAAAATAATGATGGGCAATTATGAGGAGGCTTCCGTTTTATTAAATTCAATTCAAAAGTCAAAAGGCTGCGATTACCTTGTTGAGAAAGCCATATTCCTTCAAGCTGAAATCAATTTTTATGCCTATGATTTCAAAAAGGCCAAAGCGGGATACATAAGCCTTGTGATGGAATATCCCACAGGCTTTTTCGTTAATGATTGCCTTGACCGACAGTCATTAATCGCTGATGCCGAGAATGATACCGTATTGTATTTAATCGCCGATGCCAGCCGCTATTATTATTCTCAAAAGGCAGACAGCGCAATTGCGGTTATGGAGCAGGCAATATCGTTTACTCAATCTCCGGCTTATGAATATATATTGTTTAATCTAGCATGTTACTATTCTGAAACTTGCTTATGGGATAAGGCAATCAGCGCTTACGAAGATTACAATTACTCTTATCCTGAGGGGCTATACACCGACAGATCGTTATTTAATTTGGCTGAGATATATAGAGATAGAAAACTGCAGCCCGAAAAAACCGATGAACTGCTTGAAAAAATAGTAACCGATTATCCAGCCTCGCCACTTATTGAAAAAGCGAGACTGTATCTCAATAAACTTAAATCAATTTAA